The [Actinobacillus] rossii genome contains a region encoding:
- the gst gene encoding glutathione S-transferase domain-containing protein, protein MKLYYLKGACSLVPHIALEWVGKPYVAIEASREEIKKPEYLALNPQGSVPLLIDGDFVLSQNVAILSYLDALNPDVKLFGSKTVQDKAKAMKWLAFCNADLHKAFGPLFHLPAYAKDNEKLTNDIRQAAAKQVLTLLAIANEHLSHHLYLGEQLSVADIYLYVELRWCKLIGLDYSPLVHLEPFYQRVSENAGVKAALAKQGLPA, encoded by the coding sequence ATGAAACTTTATTACTTAAAAGGCGCGTGCTCACTCGTGCCACATATTGCTCTTGAATGGGTTGGTAAACCTTACGTCGCAATAGAAGCAAGCCGTGAAGAAATCAAAAAACCGGAATATTTAGCATTAAACCCACAAGGTTCTGTACCATTGTTAATTGATGGCGATTTCGTTTTATCACAAAACGTGGCTATTCTAAGTTATTTGGATGCCCTCAATCCTGATGTGAAATTATTTGGCAGCAAAACCGTGCAAGATAAAGCCAAAGCAATGAAATGGCTTGCATTTTGTAATGCAGATTTACACAAAGCTTTCGGGCCGTTATTCCACTTACCAGCTTATGCTAAAGACAATGAAAAATTGACTAATGATATTCGTCAAGCGGCGGCGAAACAAGTCCTTACCTTGCTTGCAATCGCTAACGAACATCTAAGTCACCATCTTTATTTAGGTGAACAACTTTCAGTAGCGGATATTTACTTATATGTAGAACTTCGTTGGTGCAAACTTATCGGCTTAGACTACAGCCCACTTGTTCATTTAGAACCGTTTTATCAACGTGTTAGCGAAAATGCAGGTGTAAAAGCCGCATTAGCCAAACAAGGTCTACCCGCTTAA
- the rhaM gene encoding L-rhamnose mutarotase: MIRKGFVMQVNPDCHAEYTKRHDEIFPELVEELKSHGSHHYSIFLDKERNLLFGYVEIEDETRWNAIAQTTACQRWWAFMKDIMPSNPDNSPISQELEQVFYLE; the protein is encoded by the coding sequence ATGATTAGAAAAGGTTTTGTCATGCAGGTTAACCCTGATTGCCACGCAGAATATACAAAACGCCATGATGAGATTTTTCCTGAATTAGTAGAAGAATTAAAATCTCACGGCAGCCATCATTATTCTATATTTCTCGATAAAGAACGTAACCTATTGTTTGGTTATGTGGAAATTGAAGATGAAACGCGTTGGAACGCTATTGCTCAAACAACAGCTTGCCAAAGATGGTGGGCATTTATGAAAGATATTATGCCATCTAATCCTGATAATAGTCCGATTTCTCAAGAATTAGAGCAGGTGTTTTATTTAGAATAA
- the lysA gene encoding diaminopimelate decarboxylase, with translation MDFFQYKNNQLYAEDLPVTQLAQEFGTPLYIYSRATLERHWHAFDNAFGEHPHLICFAVKSNSNIAILQTMAKLGSGFDIVSQGELERVLVAGGDASKIVFSGVAKTEKEIERAIEVGIRCFNVESIPELYRINDVAGRMGKIAPISLRVNPDVDAKTHPYISTGLKENKFGVSVKQAREVYRLAAILPNVKITGMDCHIGSQLTELQPFLDATDRLIILVEQLKQDGIVLKHLDLGGGLGVTYTDEMPPHPTDYTKALLEKLKNFDLEIILEPGRAISANSGILVTKVEYIKTNESRNFAIVDAGMNDMIRPALYEAYMNIVEVDRTLSREKAVYDVVGPICETSDFLGKQRELSIAAGDYLVQRSAGAYGASMNSNYNSRPRTAEVIVDDDQAYLIRRRENYENLWQLENLLS, from the coding sequence ATGGATTTTTTCCAATATAAAAATAATCAACTTTACGCTGAAGACTTGCCCGTCACACAGCTAGCGCAAGAATTTGGTACGCCACTTTACATTTATTCGCGCGCAACTTTAGAGCGTCACTGGCACGCTTTTGACAATGCATTTGGTGAACATCCACATTTAATTTGTTTCGCGGTAAAATCCAATTCAAATATTGCGATCTTGCAAACTATGGCAAAACTTGGATCAGGCTTTGATATTGTTTCTCAAGGTGAACTTGAACGTGTACTGGTGGCTGGCGGTGACGCATCAAAAATTGTATTTTCTGGTGTAGCTAAAACGGAAAAAGAAATTGAACGAGCGATTGAAGTCGGGATCCGTTGTTTTAACGTAGAAAGTATTCCTGAGTTATATCGCATCAATGATGTTGCTGGTAGAATGGGAAAAATCGCTCCAATTTCGCTACGCGTTAACCCCGATGTCGATGCCAAAACCCACCCATACATTTCGACAGGTCTAAAAGAAAATAAATTTGGCGTTAGCGTTAAACAAGCACGTGAAGTCTATCGTCTCGCAGCAATATTACCCAATGTTAAAATTACGGGCATGGATTGTCATATCGGTTCACAATTAACTGAATTACAACCATTTTTAGACGCAACCGATCGTTTAATCATACTGGTGGAACAATTAAAACAAGATGGTATTGTACTTAAACATTTAGATCTCGGTGGCGGCTTAGGCGTCACTTACACCGATGAAATGCCACCACACCCAACAGATTACACCAAAGCCCTATTAGAAAAATTAAAAAACTTCGATCTTGAAATTATTCTTGAACCAGGACGCGCAATCTCAGCCAACTCTGGGATTCTCGTGACAAAAGTTGAATACATCAAAACTAACGAAAGTCGCAACTTTGCTATCGTAGATGCAGGCATGAACGACATGATTCGTCCCGCGCTTTATGAAGCTTATATGAACATTGTTGAAGTTGACCGCACTTTATCTCGCGAAAAAGCGGTTTATGATGTTGTTGGGCCTATTTGTGAAACTTCTGATTTCTTAGGCAAACAACGTGAATTAAGCATTGCTGCCGGTGATTACCTTGTTCAACGTTCTGCGGGTGCATACGGTGCAAGTATGAATTCAAACTATAACTCACGTCCACGCACCGCTGAAGTCATCGTAGATGATGACCAAGCTTATTTAATTCGCCGTCGTGAAAATTACGAAAATCTATGGCAATTAGAAAATCTCTTATCTTAA
- a CDS encoding Predicted small periplasmic lipoprotein → MKKHISLVFLSALCSLLTACGVKGPLYFPAQETQQKQPQQEQQTNQTQQK, encoded by the coding sequence ATGAAAAAACACATTTCTCTTGTATTTTTGAGTGCACTTTGTAGCTTACTTACTGCTTGTGGCGTAAAAGGTCCACTCTACTTTCCTGCACAAGAAACACAACAAAAACAACCACAACAAGAACAACAAACAAACCAAACACAACAAAAATAG
- the mmsA gene encoding bifunctional proline dehydrogenase/pyrroline-5-carboxylate dehydrogenase, translated as METVYNFINGKQVPSKGTEIHPIYNPATGQQIRQVVMSTPEEVHAAIDVAQAAFPEWSATPPLRRARVLFKFKELLERDWDKLAALITEEHGKTFSDAQGELQRGLEVVEFACGIPHLQKGEFSEQVGRGIDVHSTMQPLGVTIGITPFNFPAMVPMWMFPVALACGNTFILKPAKADPSLSIRLAELLKEAGLPDGVFNVVHGGRRDNEILLQDPRVKAASFVGSTPAAKSVYTVGSAHGKRVQALGAAKNFALIMPDADIEFTANALLGAAYGAAGERCMALALAVTIDDSTADKLVESLIPKVKALRFGPGMTPEGEKEMDFGPLITQDHLNKVTGYIDQGVKEGAELLVDGRGKKPAGAENGFFIGGTLFDKVTKEMVIYQEEIFGPVLGIVRAHSFEEAMEMINNHPYGNGTAIFTADGGAAREFTSRVQVGMVGVNVPVPVPIAYHCFGGWKDSAYTTLNAYGPDSVRFYTKMKTITTRWPSRAVLEGGASFSMPTM; from the coding sequence ATGGAAACCGTTTATAACTTTATTAATGGCAAACAAGTACCGAGTAAAGGCACTGAAATTCATCCAATTTACAACCCAGCGACAGGTCAACAAATTCGTCAAGTGGTCATGAGTACACCAGAAGAAGTCCACGCAGCCATCGATGTGGCACAAGCGGCGTTTCCTGAATGGTCAGCCACACCACCACTCCGCCGTGCTCGCGTATTATTTAAGTTTAAAGAGCTTTTAGAACGTGATTGGGACAAACTGGCTGCCTTAATTACAGAAGAACATGGCAAAACATTCTCGGATGCACAAGGTGAACTTCAACGCGGTTTAGAAGTTGTTGAATTTGCATGTGGCATTCCTCACTTACAAAAAGGTGAATTTTCAGAACAAGTGGGACGCGGTATTGATGTGCATTCAACCATGCAACCATTAGGTGTAACTATTGGTATTACACCATTCAACTTCCCTGCAATGGTACCAATGTGGATGTTCCCAGTCGCATTGGCTTGCGGTAATACATTTATCTTAAAACCCGCAAAAGCGGACCCTAGTTTATCAATTCGTCTAGCAGAGTTATTAAAAGAAGCCGGATTACCAGACGGCGTATTCAATGTCGTACATGGTGGTCGACGCGATAATGAAATTTTATTACAAGATCCACGTGTTAAAGCCGCCAGTTTTGTAGGTTCAACACCCGCCGCGAAAAGTGTGTATACCGTTGGCTCAGCTCATGGTAAGCGTGTTCAGGCATTAGGTGCTGCGAAGAACTTTGCTTTAATTATGCCTGATGCAGATATTGAATTTACTGCGAATGCACTATTAGGCGCGGCATATGGGGCAGCGGGTGAACGTTGTATGGCTCTTGCTTTAGCGGTGACTATTGATGATAGCACTGCTGATAAATTGGTAGAATCATTAATTCCAAAAGTAAAAGCACTTCGCTTTGGCCCTGGTATGACACCAGAAGGTGAAAAAGAAATGGATTTCGGTCCATTAATTACCCAAGATCATTTAAATAAAGTCACAGGCTACATTGATCAGGGCGTAAAAGAAGGCGCAGAGTTATTAGTAGATGGTCGAGGTAAAAAACCTGCTGGCGCAGAAAATGGTTTCTTCATTGGCGGTACATTGTTTGATAAAGTAACCAAAGAAATGGTGATTTACCAAGAAGAAATTTTTGGTCCAGTATTAGGTATTGTTCGCGCCCATAGCTTCGAAGAAGCGATGGAAATGATTAACAACCACCCTTACGGTAACGGTACAGCCATCTTTACTGCAGATGGTGGCGCAGCACGTGAATTTACCAGCCGTGTTCAAGTCGGTATGGTTGGTGTTAACGTACCTGTTCCTGTTCCAATTGCATACCATTGTTTTGGCGGTTGGAAAGATTCTGCATATACAACGTTGAATGCATACGGTCCAGACTCTGTCCGTTTCTACACAAAAATGAAAACCATTACAACACGTTGGCCGAGCCGTGCCGTCTTAGAGGGTGGCGCATCGTTTAGTATGCCAACCATGTAA